One Chryseobacterium sp. StRB126 genomic region harbors:
- a CDS encoding acetyl-CoA C-acetyltransferase, with amino-acid sequence METKKVAIVGYNRIPFARMNTAYSEKGNQDLLLVALNGLIDRYQLKGKLLGEVAGGAVIKHISESNLIRETVMNTSLNPATPACDLQQACDTGIEAAIYIGNKIALGQIESGIACGVEAMSNIPFESSPRLRKALLKANKEKSTFGKLKQLLSPKLKDWMPIPYKGQEPKTGLVMGEHTEITAKYYKITREDQDELAFKSHQNMAKAYDEGFFEDMITPAFGLEKDNNLRRDTSLEKLSQLKPAFDKQNGTLTAGNSTPFTDGASAVLLASEEWAKANNLPILAYITFSELAGIEYVENQQNLLLAPVFAAERMLKKAGMNLEDFDYYEIHEAFAAQVLATIKIWENDDLAQQFGLEKALGKIDRSKLNVKGGSLAAAHPFAATGGRVIATLAKLLNEKGSGKGFISICAARGQGVTMILEK; translated from the coding sequence ATGGAAACAAAAAAAGTGGCTATCGTAGGATACAACAGAATCCCATTTGCCAGAATGAATACCGCCTATTCCGAAAAAGGGAACCAAGATCTTTTACTGGTTGCCTTAAATGGATTGATAGATCGCTATCAATTAAAAGGTAAATTACTTGGCGAAGTTGCTGGCGGTGCCGTCATCAAACACATTTCTGAGAGTAATCTCATCAGAGAAACCGTAATGAATACCTCCCTGAATCCGGCAACTCCTGCCTGTGATCTTCAACAGGCTTGTGATACAGGAATTGAAGCTGCAATTTATATTGGGAATAAGATTGCCCTCGGACAAATAGAAAGTGGTATTGCCTGTGGTGTAGAAGCTATGAGTAATATTCCTTTTGAATCTTCCCCCCGATTAAGAAAAGCTCTTTTAAAGGCTAATAAAGAGAAATCTACCTTTGGAAAACTCAAACAATTATTAAGCCCAAAACTCAAAGACTGGATGCCTATTCCATACAAGGGTCAGGAGCCTAAAACAGGTCTTGTGATGGGAGAACATACTGAAATAACCGCAAAATATTATAAAATCACAAGAGAAGATCAGGATGAACTGGCTTTTAAAAGTCATCAAAATATGGCAAAAGCTTATGATGAAGGATTTTTTGAAGATATGATAACTCCAGCCTTTGGCCTCGAAAAAGACAATAATCTGCGTCGTGATACCAGCCTTGAAAAGCTTTCTCAACTCAAACCTGCTTTTGATAAGCAAAACGGAACTTTAACAGCCGGAAATTCAACCCCCTTTACAGATGGTGCCTCCGCTGTTTTATTAGCAAGTGAAGAATGGGCAAAAGCCAATAATCTTCCTATTCTGGCCTACATTACATTTTCAGAACTTGCAGGGATAGAATATGTAGAAAACCAACAGAATTTATTATTAGCTCCTGTTTTTGCAGCTGAAAGAATGTTGAAAAAAGCAGGAATGAATCTGGAAGATTTTGATTATTACGAAATTCATGAAGCTTTTGCTGCTCAGGTTTTAGCAACCATTAAGATTTGGGAAAATGATGATCTGGCTCAACAGTTCGGATTGGAAAAAGCCCTTGGAAAAATAGACCGAAGCAAGCTTAATGTAAAAGGTGGCAGTCTTGCAGCAGCTCACCCTTTTGCAGCAACAGGCGGAAGAGTGATAGCCACCTTAGCCAAACTCCTGAATGAAAAAGGCAGCGGAAAAGGCTTTATTTCTATCTGTGCGGCTCGTGGGCAAGGTGTAACAATGATCTTAGAAAAATAA